Genomic segment of Drosophila biarmipes strain raj3 chromosome 2L, RU_DBia_V1.1, whole genome shotgun sequence:
ATATTGTATATCCACTACGTTATCCACATTTTTATGTTACTTGATTATTAAAGGTTGTTCAATGCACTTTACATCAACCCACTCTGATTGACattataattaaacaattttaacatTCATAAAACAGAGTAAAACTGGCTTGCCATGGGTTAACCTTATCGCTACCTTTTTCCGTCGCTGTGGCAACTCTGTCGTCCCAGTTGTCACAACAATTCCAGCCACCTGGCAGCCCTGCTGACAGCCGAAACAAACGACCGTTGCGAGGCAACTGGTTTGTTTAGGATTTGTTTACCTGTCCTGCGACAAGGACGCACGATGGACCTGATCAAGGAGATTAATGACAAATACCTGGCCCTGGAGGCGGAGATAGATCAAAAGCTGGAGAAAGTGTAGGTTATTCCAAGGGGTCCGCCATAATCTCTAAGATATGTGGGTTTGCAGGCAAGCTGAGGAACTGAAACTGGAGCGTCAGAACGAAAGGTTGGCAGACACTTCTGGCACCGCTGCTCCCAGGGTGCTGTCCTACGAAGAGGCTCTCCTGAGGAACACCAACACCCTGAAGGTAATACTGCCCTATAAGccaaaacaatataaataatatatggaCTGCAGGCTCTGGAAATAGCCAAGGCCCGCCTGAGATCGCGCTCCACGTACTCGCCCGTAGAGAAACTCCTCCAAAGAGCCCTGCAGAACTACCGGAAGGAGCTGGAGAGTCTGCAGGAGGTCGGCGACAAGCCGGAGGATGGGCCAGCCccagaggaggaggaggacaaCCTGTACGACCTGGTCATGCAGAATGTGATCGAGGCCAAGAAGCAGCAGACCGAGCTGTAGGACCCCTGGAACCCGAGCCGCTGGCATGTGTGTATTGTTCCCAAGTGCGACATTGTCAAGCTGAATAAACACGGTCCAAGTGTACACATGGCTGGAAATTCAATTGAGAACGGGAATGTCGGGGCAAGGTGGGGTGTATGCTCACTCTCTGTTCCCACTTCAAACAACGATCGAAATGGAGCAAACACTGGGTGACGAAATGGGCCAGCTTGTTGCCATCCCAATCATCTAAGTGCCTCACCCTCGACGTTATCACTAGAGGCGAAATACATCTGCCAAGGCGGGAAGATATCTGCCGGAGTCGTTGGCAAACACATTTACCTAATTAGCTGGCCACATAACCACTTGGACATCCCAAATCGGTCCAGAGCCTGAGCAGTCCGAGGAAGCCCCGGCAATCACTTTagtaataaatcaattaacgACACTCCGTCTCGTGCAACATCAAAGAAAATTATGGCTTTTCTCGGCATGTTCGCTGTCCCCTGATAAGGGCGGCGATAAGGAAGGTGGGCGGGGCGGACGGGGATCCCACTATTGGGTACAGTGGGGTTCGAAATAGTAGCGCCAAGAAAAAAAGGTTACAACATATAGTTATTATTTTAGTAATTTGAATGAGTAATTTTGATCATTTCATTCTGGTCCTATTAAGAATAGTTGATAAATAATAGTTACAAGTAATACTTTATAAATTCTATCAATTATCCCTGGAAAATGATTTGAACTTCTCTTCTACTTCCTTTCAAGTTCCATATTTTCTAGTAATATTAATCCTGACTTATAATCTGTGGTAATATTATCCGAATTTCCTACTGAAATTTCTTAGCTAGGACACATTCAGAACTTCCTAAAAAGCATTTGTTGAAatcttttaatgttttcatactcTCCCAGTGATAGATGAAAGTTGAAGATGGGACTAAAAGAAGCACTATAGCAGTACCCGCGACTGTGAGCTGGTTTCAGTGGATGCGCCTGGCGGGGGCGCAGGCCAGGGGCGTCGGGAACCCTCACCTGCACCACCTGTACTGATAACGCCAGCCACGACAGAATCTATTGAGACAAATTGTGGGGcgacatttccatttccactggCACTTCCATCTCCGCTCCATTTTCCTTTCAGCTTTCAGCTACGTCGACGGCCGCGTGTGAGGGCCAATACCAAGACGGCACGCAGCGCGCTCCGGTGTGTGTGCCATGCTATCTACGAAGTATCACCACTTCTGCTCCAGTTCGATACttcatatttatttgtgtttctGCTGCCGGCCTGCCTTCGGCTCTCCCGCTCCCTCCGCCGCTCCGCGTCGCTCCTCCGCCCTCGCCCTCGCACAGGTGTACAGGTGAGATATGGGCGGCGATCGACGTACCGCCCTGCTTCGGGGCCGATTCCCCATCGGGAGCTGGCGTTTTAAACTTCACCGTCAAATCCGACGTTTCAGTTACGTTCCGAGCCGCGACAAGTGCATATAGTGCCGCCGCCGATCCGCCCGAGCCGATCCGTCCTGCCTGGAAGAGATACGCGGCCCGAGTGTGCGTGGTGCCTACGTGTAACTGCTCCTCGCAGACGGCGGAGTCCCGGGCAGCGAATTACTTGGGCCAAGGGAATGCAAACTGTGATCCCTAGTAGTTTGTTCGTTTGGCTTAAGttattttcatgtccgattaaAGCGCCACGTGGTGGAGATCGCGGCTCTGCACTCGCACAGTGTGCATCCTAGGAGCACCCCTCAAGGAGGCTCAGTTCTGGCCCGGAACGGATATCCCCAGGGAGCTGATGAGCTGGCCACGCTCGGGGTCCTAAGTGAGTACGTCACCAGGTGGGGACCGGCGAAAAGCGCTTCTCCGAATCCCTATCAGCCGCCCGCTGATCGGGGGAGATGATAAAGCCCAGTGGTGGTTCTAAGGGGGACGTGATTCGCTCCGCCCCCGAAAGCAGACGCCACCTGAAGTGGTGCAGCCGGTTGACCAACGATCGCCGCCATGTTCGGCTTCCGTTTGGCCCTCGGGCTGGGTTCGGGGCTCGGGCTCGGGACGGAATCGTTTCCACTTGGTGCGCTGGCATGGACTCTCGGGCCGTAAAACCCATTATCACCATATTGGTTGTACGATTTGCGGATCCGTCGCCGGAGCCGACCGTAAAATCTGATTTCTGTAGACGTGTCGTCGCTCGCCCCAAACCGATTCGATACGGCTGGGGAAAACGACTTGGGAACGCGATAAGGGTTCTGGAGCGGCACGGAGAGGAAGGGTAATTGGGTATACTGGGTCATTTGAGGCCAGGTGACCAGTGGGATAGGTGTACATATTATTTGGTGAGAAAGGACAAGGGTATGTGTCAAAACTAGTCAGTACCAACATAATCTAGGTACCATTCTTTATAAGAAAGATACATCCTTTCAAATTCTGCTTCGTACTAGCTTTGGCCGAGGACTTCTTTCTGTGCGGTGTGGCAAGGAGGGGTTTCGAGGGGCACAAACGTGGCAATCTGTAAGGTAAGAGCTAACCGAAACCCAAACTGATAATTGTGCAACGTACACAAACCTCGCTCGCACCGCTCCACTCGCTCGCGGGTTATCAGCTGGAGTGACAAGCGGAAATTAAAGTTGAAACCGACACGATTACTTCATTAGTTCTGTTTGCAGAGCGCCGAACAAGTGGGCGGGTGTCTTTGGGCGGGGCGGCAGGAGGTCAGAGGTCAGGCAGGAGTTGGCAAGGTCGCCGCGGATGTTTGTACTCGATTGATAGATTGGATTGTCAGTGGCCATAACTAACCAATTAGCGATTTGCCATTCGTAGCAGGCAAAGCCAGGCACTCATGGTGGGTCGATGGGCCAGGAGGAGGCTCCCGGGCAGGTGCTCCAAGGTGAAACGCAGCCAGAAATAAGTGAGCCCAGCCAAGTCGAGTTAAGCTGAAGACTTGGACCCAATTCGATCAGGTGCAAGCGACAGAAGCAGCGAAGAAAACACAGAGGCCACGTTTTCGAAGGGGGTACAGTAGAGCCTCTGGTGACTAATCAGCCTCAGCAAGGAGCTTCAAGGAGTTGGACTACATCCCTAAAACGCTGCATAGAATTCTGCACACTATAAGCAGgaattttcactttcactctaacattatttaatatttcccaGTTTGCGCGATATTTGTGACCCCTTTAGGCGCCCTTCACTGCCCTCGGATGAGTGGAGCCCTGAGGAGATGTCATTGGCTTGGACGTGGACGAAAGCGAAAGGTGTAGACGCAGACAGAGACGGAGACAGAACTTCAGCGAATATGCCAGGGTACGTCAAAAGAAATGAATTACCCGGCCTGGAATctcggcggaggaggaggcgggcCTGGAAAGGTGCTCCAGGCGGAGGAGGGACCGGCTCAGCCCCGAGTCGCACTTTGCTGCAAATGCAAAAACTTTAGACAGGGAATCAATTGTTGTTACCTTGTTTTATTTCGCCCAAGACACGCAACAACAATGGAACCCTCGAAGGGAGAGGTTAAGATGGAGAACACGGCGAGAAGAAAGAACCGGGGACTTGGACACACTATACTTCCTTGACGCGAAGGGATTATAAAAAGGTTATACTGATACATGTTACAAAGAGATATTAAGCTACCCCTAGACATATGTAACATAGAAGTCTAGATATCTATCCATTGTACTTTGATTTTCGGTTTTATTGCCAGTAGTTTTCGATGTTACAAGGGCAATAAACTTTATGGATCACCATGAATTCTTGATAAGCAGTGCTTCGGATGGGATCGTAAATATTTTAGCTTCGAGCACCTTGCCTAAGATATTGATTGATTTTCGCTGCTATCTGCAATGCCATTATATGCTTTTCACTTTCCGAATCTCTTTCAGTCCCGTTTCGCTCAGTGCAGCGAGAACTAGCAACAAATGGGCAGTCGGCAGTTGGGGGCGTGACAGCAACCGTGAAAAGAACTCGAGGATGACAGTTATGGGTTACAAAGGCAAGGATtgaatcaaataaataaacgcgCAAGGTTCTCGTCATGGGGCGCGGGTCCCACTGGGTCGGCTAATTCGGGGGTTGCCGGGGCTTTGAAGGGGATTCGATTGAACGGGCTGAGCCCTGGCGGACGGGCATGGGACTGGGGGTAACCTTaccacgtccacgtccatGTCAAGTTTGCATGCGGCTGCAGGTAATTCCTCATTTCACCCGCCTTTACATAATCACAACAAGTGAACGAGGAACGGCGACGGATGGCGAATCTATTAGCATAAGGGCGCATAAAACGGCGCCGATGGATCCGGCTGGATTCGGAATCCACCGAGGATTCGCATTCGTCGAGTCAGTTGCAGTGGAACCGCGGAGCCGCGATGAACGTCTGGAAAGCAAAGGTCCTCACGGAAGTGCCCTTCGGGCACGTCCTCATCGTCAGTGGGCGCGTCAAGCCCCATCCGAATAAGTAATGCATTTTGAAGAACTCAAACTGTTTTTGAAAACCACTTCGTCCAGCTTGAAATGTCGTTAAAATCTTGCAGTTTTCTAATAGCTCCGAATATTAAACAAGCTAATCTAATAAATAACCTATTATTGACAAACCAATCAAATTCCTAAGTAAAATCAGTGATTTTCAGTAGATTCCCTTGTGTAATATTCGTTTCCTAAACCCTACTTTTAAATAGAGGCTGAGCTTCGGCTCAGATTTGTAAGGATGTTTTGTTTTCTAAGCCCCCAACTAGTTCAAAAAGACCCAACAATATCAATATTGAGTACCAAGTACATTAAGGTCTAGGACCGAAATCACATTTACAATACTTCTTACTAAGACCACCCTACGATTTACGAACAGAATTTCCCTTGACCTCACGGACAATGTGAACGCGCAGAACGAGAGCGAAACGGTGTTCCTGAAGATCGAGGCCAACTTCCGCGAGGGCCAGATCATCCGCAGCATGTTCCAGCCGGGCGAGGGCTGGCAGCAGGAGGAGATCTCGAAGAACTGGAAGTGCGACGGCCCGAAGAACCCACTGCAGCCGGGTCAGAGCTTCACCTTCCGGGTGGCGGTGCTCCAACGCTGCTTCGAGATCTACGTGAACGACCAGTTGTACGGATCCTTCGAGTTCGTCAAGTTCCCCAAGCAAATCAACTACGTGCGGACCTACGGCGACTTCGAGAAGATCACCCAGTTCCACCACCGCATGCTCTTTCCGCTCGTCTTCCCGAGAACCCTCATGTGCCCGGACAAGGTGGCCTTCCAGAGCGACGTGCCCCGGCGGTACGAAACCGGGACTGTGGTGGCCATGGAGTGCATCGCCAAGGGGCCTCCGACCACGGAGTTCTCCATCTGTTTCCAGTGCAACGACACCGGGCGGACGGTGCTCCGCTTCCATGTGAACTTTGATCGGACGACGGTTTCACGCAGCTACCAGCGGGAAGATAACAGGTAGTATAGTGCCAGGGAAACCCTctcatttataaaaacatatagGGTCCGATTTCAAATTTCTCCCGACTATCAAATTTCTCACAGTATTGATTTGTCACCGATTTGTGTGTAAAATTGTTCGTTACATTGAGAAAACTCTGTTAACCAAAGAATTACCAAATTGTAACCTTAAcctgacattgagaaatcgacCCTAAACAACTTCCTTTAAAAAACTCCCTTTCCTGGCAGCTTTGCCCTAAGCGACGAGGAGACCGAGGGTGAATTTCCGTTCGTGCGAGGAAAGCTCTTCAAGATCGCCTTCGGACTGGGGGACCGTGCCTTCCTGATCGCCGTGAACGGGCAGTACTTCACCTACTACAACTTCCCCGGGCGCCCCTTCTCCATCTCCACCCTAAAGTGTTTCACCAACGAAGTGGGCGACTTCGCCGTGAGGAGCATGGAGTACCACTCCGATTCCCCGCTTCTGGCCCGCGTGGAGAAGCTGTCCATCATCTAGAAGGAAGGACATCCTGGGTTCTTCCAAGATCTACTCGAATTTCCGTAGAATGCTCTTTGTTCAATCGTTGGCTTTGATCACTACAGCACCAGTTAACTTCTTCTTGTGAGCATCCAAATAAAGCAAAGCAGCTCGTCCAAGCTATGTTTATAAGTTAATTAATCAAGACCTGAAGATCGGTGTTCCCCAGAAATAGTTCTAAGATATTCCTATACAGCCTTTGACCCCTGGAAAGATATGTCATGCGTTATGACCAATCACAACCACGGGATCCTTtggatataattttattaaaacaaattattgccgTCGCCTCCCCTTGTTCAACGTCTAGATCAGCTTCAGCCTGAGCATCCGCATCAGCAGGAGCCACATGCTGCTCCACCGCTCCCACGTGGAGCTCCACTTAGGTTAGTCTTAAGGTTAGTTCTAGTCGCACTCTCCTGCGAGCGAGTGCAAAGAAGCGGAGCTAATCCGATTGGATAGTGACCAGGATCAGGATTAGCATCCTAGACGGGACTGCTGGTGTCTGTCTCTCTACGTCTCTAACGCTAGATTCTCACTACGGaatatgtgtgtatatatgGTGATCGATATGGATCCTAGAAGTAGCGGAACTCGCCCTTCTTCCCCAGATGCTTGCTGCGCATCATGTCGGTGGGGTCCGGTGATCGCTGCTCCAAGCCGGGATTGTCCTGGGTGAAGCAAAGCAATTAGTATACCTATCAGGGAGAGGAGTTCCAAGGATACGCACCCCTGATCGCGACTTGCTGGCGGAGATTGGGGGACCTgccggctgctgttgctgcccgTAGAACTGGGCGCCATCTCCATCGCCGAAATTGAAGGGGCTGACGATCGTGTGGGGCACATGGGCCACCTGGCCACGCATGTTGCGCGCCTTCCACCACTTTCGGGTGTCGTCAAGGATCTGGAAGATGCGATCGAGGATTACTGGATAGAACCAACTTTACCCACTTGTACACCCACCTCCAAGTACTCCCCTCGCATCACGCTGAGCTCCTTGTCATTGTTGGCGGTGCGGGGATAGGTGACCAGCACTATCTTGGCTCCCGTCGCCTGCAGGTCCTCCAGCCAGGACTCGAGCATCTGGTCGTCGCTGACATTCGGTGGACCCcttccgccgccgccgcccagcTCCAAGGAAGGCCCTggtccagctcctcctccatACCCATTGCCTCCGCGAGATTCCCTCGTATGCAGATTCTGCAGACCAGCTGTGATGGCGCTCAGGGTGGGTCCAGCTCCTGGTCCATGACCATGTCCATGCCCCGCTGCTCCGCCGCCCCTTCCCTCAATCGAGTCGAAGGACAGCTCGCTGCGGGTGTTAAAGTCGGAGGCGCTGATGGCTCCCGCCCGATCTCTATCGCGCTCCCTCTCCCGCTCCCTCAGGCCGACGTCATTGCCGTGGTGGATGGTGTACTTCTCAATGCCCATGGCCATGTTCATCCCGTTCCCCGAGTCGTAGTCGTCGTATCCTCCGCCCGCTCCTCCACCTCGACCATTCAGACCCGATCCCGCCTGGACCTCGAGCCTCCGCTTGCTCACATGAGCGGGCGGGGAGTTTGGTGGCGGTTCCAGCTCGTCGTTGATCAAGTAGTCCGGAGACCAGCCATCGAGGAACACGGGATGGTAGGAACCCACATCGTCCTTCCACTGATCCCGAGGGATTACCCAGGCGTCGCCCAGCGAGCGCCACAGCTCCGTCTCCTTGCTGGTCACACAGTTGATGAGCAGGTTGATGGCCTCCCTGGTGAGCAGGGGGTTCACCACGCGCGCCGGCAGCTGCGACTCGTAGTACGTGTCGCTGGAGGCCTCCACAATCAGGGCCAGCGGCGTGAAGAGGAAGTGCACCAGCTCGGGGGCGTTGGGATCGTGGATGTGCGCCTTCAGCTTGGCCAGCAGGTTGAACGACAGCTTGAACTTGGCGAAGATGTCCACGAACTCCTTCTCGTGCGGCGGCCGTGTCCGCAGGGTGAGCAGTCCCTCGCCCGGATCCCTCTTCTTGGACTTCCGGTTGCGCCGACGCCGCTCCAGCTCCCGCGAAGCGGCAGCCGCATGCTGCAGTCGGGCTATGAACTTCTCGATGTCGTCGAAGCAGTGATTCAGCACGGCCACATCCCGCTCGTACTTTTCGCTGGACGTGGAGCTGGTCTCGTCGCGCTCCGCTGCTCCGCCGCCCCCAATTCCGCCGTGCTCCGAGTCCGTCTCCCCGCTGATGTGGGCCACATCCACATCGCCCGGGACACCCACGCCGGCCCGCATTCCGTATTGCTCCATGCTGCTCCTTTGGTGCATGTGGTGGTGGCTCTCGTTTCGCTCACGGTCTCGGTCCCGATCCCGCTCCCGCTCGCGCTCCACCCGCTGCTCCCTGTGCTGCTGGTGCAGCTCCACTCGGCTGtgcgaggaggacgaggaggtcTTGCTCATCATCATGGCCATGCTGGAGGCGCCGCCCCCGCCTCCCGActgtgtgggcgtggcaccgcGCTGCTGCGTGATCATCTTGCCGCTCCGCAGCTGCTTGAGGTCCTCGACCAGGTGGACGGCGGACACGCTTTGTGACTGCAGAGGAGAGTCAAGGGATTAGAGTGGATTAGAGGAAGATATCtaaatcaaatcaatttgTTCTATTTAAATTGGATTTGTTATATAACATTTCTCACAAAGCTTAAGGAAAATCAAAGGATCAAAATAGATATACCAAAAAAATCGTAATTGTTTTAAAGGGCTCATGCTATGAAGGATGATgtctaaatttaattaaatgccttCTCTTATACCAGATCCTTTTATCATAAGTATATTTTGAGCCACATTCTCACAAATCTTAAGTCATCACATTTGTATTTACTGTGATTAAGTGCATGTCACCCGTGTTTAACTTTGTCTTGATTAAATATATGACAACCCAGCAGTGACAATCTTGAGTAAAGTTTGCTGGGGTGTTTAAAAATAACGTCAATGTTTATATGAGATTAATCGTTTTGAAAAGAAGCTACTGTAATGAACCTGATGACACATATAATAAAATGAGATGATATCTGTAATTGTAACTGGAGAATTAAAATGATCTCTACAGAAAGTTCAATGAGTCGTAAAGGATTAATTTCTAAAGACTTGTAAACCTCTTGTTGCTATTTCCATTATCATCACTATAGAACTAGCACCCTCACCTGGAAAATGTGCATCTCGGAGCGGGAGCCACCGCCTCCGGACACGATAAAGACCAGAATGTTGTTGTACAGCTCCATGGCGTCATTGGAGGTGAAGGCGGTGGGTTCCTGGACCAAGGAAGCGGGGAACCGTTCAATGATGTTCTGGAAGAGGAGAAAGTTGAATTATAACTATCCAAGAGGTTGTGAAGGAGGTCCTCCGACTTACCCCCGTTTCGTAGTCCATGATGAGCACCCACTGGTAGTCCAGGCAGAGCTGCATCTTCTGCGACCAAATGCCTGTGGTCTTCTCCAGCTGCAGCAGACGCCGCATTCCGTCCGCCGGGTAGACAATGCCCGACTCCTTGTTCACCGTGAAGGTGGCCAGGTGTTCCAGCAGGTAGGTGGGCTTGTCGTGCAAGTCGCTCTCCAGCCGCTCCCGCTCCTCGCCGCCTCCACTGCGATCGTCTCCGGAGTAGTCTccacctccgccgccgcctccatgGGCACCGCCTCCTCTTAGGCTTCCGCTGCTATTGCCGGCACTGCCGCCTCCATTCGAGTGGTGGTTCACCATGGCTTCCGATTCCCGCGCAGGCTTCGTTCGGCGCCTGAAACTCCGACTGAAATTGGGAAATTCTGGGGTTAAAAGTCATTCAAGGAAGGTGGAAAGTAAtcattttattgaaagaattgaatatttcaaacattttataagcATGAGTTCCAAAAGTATCTTGTATAGTTGTAAATTACCGTTTGATCGATGACGCAAGGTGTTTTAACATTATAAAATGGTAAGCAATTCGAGATACCTTTACTACTCCCTCCTAATCTACGTATCTATAAACGTCAAAATATAGTTAGAATTGTATATTCTATATATTCTTATGTCATTTGTTTTACAAAAGTGGTAAGTATGTATTTCCTAAAACATGTTTAACTTGAATAGAACTGAATGGTATagaattttataataaagcaAATGTTCGGTATGCATATATGGACGACCAAAAGAGGTTCTCATCGAGACTTGGCTTTCAGGGGTGTGGTAGCCCGTAGAAGTCTTCGTTCCCAATTTGGTCCCCCAAGAAGGTCTTGAAGCTGATTGCTGGACAAATAATGTACCTAGCAATGTGTGATAAATAATTGTTTAGTATTTACTTCGCGCAGCTGAGATTCAGTTAGTTTCTGCATCCCAAGACCCCGGGGCCCCAAAATCCCTCCGAGCCCCTTCGGATATTGCGCAGCCAGTCGCCTCTGACTCAGACCGCATTCCACACAGCCACTAGCTAGCACACATACTCTCCGAAGCGATCCGCACATGGCCGCAattattctcaaactttaacaTTTCGTTGTTGGCTTGGATCAGcattggaattcaaaaatcgCGACTTCCCCGGGCTCTCCTCCTAACTGATTGTCTCCACTTAgagtgcacagaaaaaaattagTATACTTTCCTAGGCccactaaaaatatttctctgaTGACAAGCATCTTTAATTCAATGACTATAATAAGGAATATTTtctattgtttgtttttttaagtcaTAAGATTACTGCCAAAATaagaaaagaaatttaaaaaacactttatttctgacattatatttttttaaatttgtaatagaatttattttctgtgaCTTAGGCATGCAACCATCGTATATCAGTCATAGCAGGACAGAAAAGATGAATATTCTATGTGGAAATCTGTCTAGAACtgtcttatttttttctgtgcatcAAGTGAACACACCtgcaaaaacacacacacgtgaAACTAAGATTTGCAAACACACTTTTACTCGCTCCTTCTCTTTCTAACAGAAGCACCAGACACTATATCTCAACCGCTCCCTCGACTCAAGTGACAGCAACAACTTTTCCGCTGTTTTAGGCTGGGCTCAGACGCCGGCTGCGCAGTCGACGCTGGCGGCGCATACCAATCTGCACTTGAAGAAACTGATGGGGATTTTGTGATTTTGGGAAATTAATATAATCATTTTTGatctatttataattatattttttttgtaagacagatttattatttttttagttaagaatatttaatttaaaataaatccttGAATGTTTTTCGATGCCGTTCTGAAATCGGAGTATTAATTTGAgatttccaaaaatatattccaccGAACTTTTCCGCTGTGCACCCATCTCGCAGTGGTGCAGGGTCACCGGACAAGGGGAGGGGGCTTATGTACTTGCAACAGGTGAAAGAGAAATTCGTGGTGGGGGTCAGCCGGAGTGCACCACCGCCACACGATCTGGCCCAAAATGAAATCGCAGTAAACAAACAAGtcgaaatgcaaataaaaaggaaaacactGACCCACTACACCCCTGGAAGTGTTTATAGTTGTGTTATGTTGCGCCGCGGTGTTATATTTTCGCTTTTTATTTTGGCCACAAGCCCCGAATTGCATCACCCTTGTGGAATCTGACGGATTTCAGTTTTCGCTTTAGTTCGCAGCAGCTTAGAGGCCAGTGACGAAACGCGATAACCATTATCGCACTTGGGCAACGGCGAATTGTGGGCTAGCATAGGGCCAGTTTTGGGAAAGTGCAGTCTTGGGGGATTAGATAAGCGGAACAACATTTGAAAGCTGTGATTTCAGATAAAAATAGTAGGTACACTGCCTTAAGACGATCAAGCCgagcttataaaattaaaatctatcaagattactcatacgcactgttgtCTGTGATCTTCGTGGCGTAGAGCTCAggtttaaacatttatttatttgataaaGATATCATTAAGTTAGCAAGGTTCGATGGGGAAGGGCTATTTGTTCGCCCCAAATTCTAGTTGGCATACGTGTCGTATGAGTGATTTTAAGATTTCTAGTAGTAGTTACAGaatttatttcagaaaatGTAAGGGTAagtggtattttttaataaagttctTTGAATCCCCAGGGGTCCGCACTGAAAACATCCAAGTTTCCCCACAAACCTTAACTACTACTTCACTGAAGATAATTAATGGTGCCCCGATAAGCGCGAGATGGGTATTAATGCCTCAAATAATTCAGACAGCAGGATTTAGATAAAAGTGCGGCGGCGGTTCATTGCTTTTTATCTCGCATACTTTTGGTTTACGAAGCAAAtggcaaaacaacaaataacaATAGTTGTTTTTGCTGTTCTCTGGGTGGAAACCCGCCCGGGGGGCGGGGGAGCGAGGGCGGGGGACGGCAGACATCGACACCCCGATCTGCACTATGGCCGTCCCCCTCGCGCGCATGCGCACCAGGTAAGCTGACGTGTGCGGCTCCGTCGCTGTCGCTGTGTTTGTGCGGCTTGAAAAGGTATTTGTCCCCGTGCTCTCCGCCACCCACCCGCCCCCTCCCCTGGCCTGGGCTGCAACTTTAGTTTTTGACCGACCGCATTTTTTAAGCTTTCTTTTCCACCTGTTTTCCGTTTTCCTCTCTCACTGT
This window contains:
- the LOC108029273 gene encoding uncharacterized protein LOC108029273 isoform X1; translation: MNVWKAKVLTEVPFGHVLIVSGRVKPHPNKISLDLTDNVNAQNESETVFLKIEANFREGQIIRSMFQPGEGWQQEEISKNWKCDGPKNPLQPGQSFTFRVAVLQRCFEIYVNDQLYGSFEFVKFPKQINYVRTYGDFEKITQFHHRMLFPLVFPRTLMCPDKVAFQSDVPRRYETGTVVAMECIAKGPPTTEFSICFQCNDTGRTVLRFHVNFDRTTVSRSYQREDNSFALSDEETEGEFPFVRGKLFKIAFGLGDRAFLIAVNGQYFTYYNFPGRPFSISTLKCFTNEVGDFAVRSMEYHSDSPLLARVEKLSII
- the LOC108029273 gene encoding uncharacterized protein LOC108029273 isoform X3 yields the protein MFQPGEGWQQEEISKNWKCDGPKNPLQPGQSFTFRVAVLQRCFEIYVNDQLYGSFEFVKFPKQINYVRTYGDFEKITQFHHRMLFPLVFPRTLMCPDKVAFQSDVPRRYETGTVVAMECIAKGPPTTEFSICFQCNDTGRTVLRFHVNFDRTTVSRSYQREDNSFALSDEETEGEFPFVRGKLFKIAFGLGDRAFLIAVNGQYFTYYNFPGRPFSISTLKCFTNEVGDFAVRSMEYHSDSPLLARVEKLSII
- the LOC108029032 gene encoding uncharacterized protein LOC108029032, giving the protein MDLIKEINDKYLALEAEIDQKLEKVQAEELKLERQNERLADTSGTAAPRVLSYEEALLRNTNTLKALEIAKARLRSRSTYSPVEKLLQRALQNYRKELESLQEVGDKPEDGPAPEEEEDNLYDLVMQNVIEAKKQQTEL
- the LOC108029273 gene encoding uncharacterized protein LOC108029273 isoform X2, coding for MSLAWTWTKAKGVDADRDGDRTSANMPGISLDLTDNVNAQNESETVFLKIEANFREGQIIRSMFQPGEGWQQEEISKNWKCDGPKNPLQPGQSFTFRVAVLQRCFEIYVNDQLYGSFEFVKFPKQINYVRTYGDFEKITQFHHRMLFPLVFPRTLMCPDKVAFQSDVPRRYETGTVVAMECIAKGPPTTEFSICFQCNDTGRTVLRFHVNFDRTTVSRSYQREDNSFALSDEETEGEFPFVRGKLFKIAFGLGDRAFLIAVNGQYFTYYNFPGRPFSISTLKCFTNEVGDFAVRSMEYHSDSPLLARVEKLSII